In the genome of Nycticebus coucang isolate mNycCou1 chromosome X, mNycCou1.pri, whole genome shotgun sequence, the window tagtccctcttgtggttatgtcccacacacaaaaggtgtttCAAACACCCCTCATCCCATGTTAATTCAGTGGGGGCACCCCAATATCATCCCTTCTCAACTTTACTTTTAActgaaaacaacatcaacaacaacttAATCATGAAGTATGATTCTagttgtacatttattttttgtacattaattaattaattaattaattcaggctaatgtgagggtataaTCAACCAAATCACAATGTTTGACTTTGCTAGatggagtccctcttgtagctatgttctgcacccaaaaggtgtgccatacacccctacattgtgcccattcagtgggtatagatttatttttattaatattttgggggGGACTTTTGCATATGGATTCATGAGTGTGAATGgcctaaaatgttctttttttgttctttgtttgacTTTGGTGTCATATTTATACGGGTCATATAGATAGAATGACTGAGAGTATTCTACTTTTATTCTCTGGTGGAATTTGtgtaagattgtgtcaaagttaTTTTTTGAATGTTGGATAGATATTACCTAAAAAGGTTTTTTATATTTACCTTGTATAAAGATTTTTAACTACTTTTGGGGCTCAGAAACTAATATCCCTAAACATGGCACTTTTATATGATGAACTGAAGAGGTCTCAAAGTCTCCCTGACGTTGTCTGCCCACACTTTTTGTCTCTCAGTCCTCTGTATCTCCCAAAGCATAAGATGAAGTTATTCTCTAAAGGTCCCTTGATCTGCCTAAAAGTCCAGACCTTCCTATGAATAAAACAATAACCTCTGGTCCTTTCCCTGAGTTTTCATTAACTGAACTCAtatgacagaaaaagaaactgaagtctGTCAACACACACGGATAGACTTCAGTCACAAACCATTATCTGTCATGAGGGCCCAACAAACTTTGTCCCAGGTCACCATGTGTTCTTAAAAATTTCCCCCTTAAAAATTCATGGGGAAGGGCTCTTCCCCATCTCCCTTTCCCCTAAGAAAATGGGTATATAACTATATGTATCCCATTGCATGGTGGAACAATCACTGATTCTTTCCCGTGCATGCTAAAATAATTGTATGCTGTTTCTCCTATTAATTTGCCTTCTGTGAGTTGACtttttcagcaaaccttcagagAGTAAGGGAAAATTGTCTGTTAGCCCCTGCATAACTTATTCAATTAGTTTAATACAATATATACTGAGTAGTGTCCACAGGTGATTTTAGCATTGTAAGGACATtacagagtgtacttacacaactTTAGGTGGTGTTGCCTATTACACTCCTAGAGTGTATGGTATAGCCtactgctcctaggctacaaacctgtacagcatgttactgtactgaatactgtaggcaattgtaacacaatggtaagtatttgtgtatccaaATATGTCCAAACATGGAAAAGgtgcagtaaaaatatggtattataaccttatgggaccactgtcatatatATGGCCTATCTTTGACTGAAATGTCATTGCATGGTACATGATTGTAGTTATAAGAATATTCAAGCTTGTTAATTCTTTCTAAGTCCATttgtataacttttattttcctaatttttatttattatttaatttattggcattaattaaataattatatgtaacataaataataatatgtTGACAAAGAGCCTCTCTTTGAGAAAATTTTAGTCAGGCTTCCCAGAATCCTCTTCCCAACTAGGTTTTGAATTTTGGACACTTGTGTCTTGTACATTGGCTAATTTTAGCAAGAATTCCTGTCAAATTTGTCTAAgagaatcctatgcactcaatatCTGACTACCTTTGAGATGTGACAAATTCTTTAGCCCCTACCATCTTGGAGGTGATGTCTGATCACCTTGGGCTGCCTCCAGCAAGGATCCTATTGGGCCCATGTAGTCATAATTCCCTTTTACTCCTGATGCTTCttcttagtaattttttattcACTGACACCCCACCCCAACCAACCTGCTCTTGGACTATATATTTGCCATTTTCCATGAAGTATTTGAACCTGATTTCTCTGCCTACAAAACTCCAATGCAGTGCTCTCTATACGTATTGTAATGGTCTTGAATAGCCTACCTTACTATCCTTtctaagttttgttttgtgtttggtttttagagataagatcttACTTTGTCCCcaaggctgcagtgcagtggcatggttataggtcactgcagcctcagactcctgggctcaagggattctccagcTTTAGGCTtgtgagtagatgggactacagatgtgtgccactgcacctggctaactatttcctttttttagagatgaggtctcactctgttgcccaggatggtctcaaactcctggtctcaagctacCCTTtttctttggcctctcagagtgctggaattttaggtatgagccacctcacctccCATAATGTGCTTTAACAAACATCATTGAATcattgcctataatcccagcactctagaaggccaaggtgggtggattaactgagctcagtagtttgagaccagcctgagcaagagggagaccctgtctctactaaaagtagaaaaactagctggatgttgtggtgggcacctgtagttatagctactcaggaggctgaggcaagtggattgcatgagcctaggagtttaaggttgctgtgagctaggaaaTCATTCtacccaggcactctacccaggctgacagagtgagattgtctcaaacaaacaaacattgtaTCTTCTTTATTTACTTCTGCATATATAGTAATGTCACCCTTTTAACTTGCAGCAATGTTTGTATCTTCTTTCACTTTTTCATTAATCTAACCAAAATAtgttcaattttgttaatctatttATACAAAGATTTTAATTTTGGCTTTGGTAATCCTCTTTGTTGTACCTTTTTCTTCACATAGAGTTGTCTTGACTTTATAATCATCTTCCATCTTCTTTATTTGGctttattaattttccttttattatattttatgttataagcttaattcattaattttctccatattttccttttcatcGTAAGTATTAAAGTTATATTTCCTGCTGAGTACCACTTTTGTTAtatcatttgtttcattgattgATAATGACAAAGATTGACAAAGATTCTTTGCTTGATCAAACTTTAGTCAGGCTTCTCAACCTTCTCCTCAGCACATTTGTGTGCCAACTTATAAAATCCAGTTTTAGCAGAGCCCTGCTAAGTCAATTTATCAAGAACCTCTTACTCTTGTTATCTTATTTCTCTTGATATCTGATGAGGGTTCTCATACTCCATCATCTTCCAGGTGATGTCTGATCACTCTGACCTGTCCTCAACAAGACTCTTAGTAGGTTGTTTTAGCCAGATTTCCCCTTATCTGTGATGTTttctcttagtatttttttttgaaacagagtatcattctgtcaccctaaatagagtgccacagcatcatcaagcattataatagctcacagcaacttcaaactcttgggctcgcaagtgatcctcttggcctcagcctcccaagtagctgggactataggcactcaccacaaagcccagctatttattttttagagacaggatctcattcttgctcagtctggtctcaaactcctaagctcaagcagtccacctgcctgggcctcccagactgctaggattacaggcatgagccaccacacctggacctCTTAGTAATTTCATATTCACCAATCCCTATACTGTTCCTTGGCTATAAATTCCCATTTGCCCATGGTGTTTTCAGATTCTGGCTTGCtacaattatcccagagctctcagagcagtaatgtatttttggtgttggttcaattgcccaggggtgtcctcctcataaaatatcctcccaggtcaatttcatcaagtgtttttcctgcactctcttctagtatctttatagtttcatgtcttaagtttaaatcttttatccagtgagaatcaatttttgttagtggtgaaaggtgagggtccagtttcagttttctacatgttgccagccaattcacccagcaccatttgttaaatagggaatttttcccccaatttacacttttgataggcttatcacatagcaaatgacaataagtggctggattcatctcttggttctctaactccagtaagattagcccacatcacaaattcccaaaactaaagatgttggtgtggatgtggagagaaaggaacacttgtacactgctggtgggaatgcaaactaatacatcctttctggaaagaagtttggagaacacttagggaactaaaagtagacctgccctttgatcctgcaattcctatactaggtatgtatccagatgaccaaaaattattttacaacaaagatatttgcacaagaatgtttattgcagcccaattcataattgccaagtcatggaagtagcccaaatgcccatcgacccatgaatggattaacaaaaaattgtggtatatgtataccatggaatgttatgcagccataaaaaagatggagactttagctcttttttgtttacatggatggagctggatcatagtcttcttagtaaattatctcaagaatggaagaaaaaatatccaatgtactcagtactattaagaaaccaatatataatcacccacactttcatatgaatgataaaacacaattatagcacagaaagaatgagagaagaggagggtgaggggaggggagggaggttgcctggtggagggaaggtaattggtgggacctcacctattgtgcatattgcaagggtacatgtcaaatatattaagagtagagtataaatgtcttgacacaataattaaataagtgaggtgaaggttatgttaaccagtatgacataagcattcaaaattgtatataaaatcagcaaattgtaccccataaatgcagtaatatacacagttatgatctaataattttttttaaaaaaatacgaAAACCAAAAAGACTACAGTCAATGAtgttcaaaactgatgaaaatataaaCCTACCCATTTAATAAGCTCAGGGAACACTAAGCAAGATACATACAGAAGAAACCATAGCTAGACACATGACAAACTCCTGAAAACTAAAGGtaaataataatttgtatttgtcaCAAGCGGGTCTGAATTAAAACAGTTGTTAAGGGAATACTTCAGACAGAAGAAAAATGACCTCAGACTGAAACTGTAAGCTAATAGAATAACTGAACAACACAATTCAGAATTTGACATAATtgattacatttatttgtttcctATTGCTGTTAAAACAAATCACCACAGAGTGGCCTTGTCCTCTGCCTCTTATCTTATTGTGTAGGTACTCCTCAGCTCTCATCAGCCTCCGGCTGTCCTTTGAAACCGAATGCCATGCCTTCCATTAAGTTGCAGAGTTCTGATGGAGAGATATTTGAAGTTGATGTAGAAattgtcaaacagtctgtgactATCAAGACAGTGTTGGAAGATTTGGGAATGGATGATAAAGGAGATGATGACCCAGTTCCTCTACCAAATGCTAATGcagcaatattaaaaatgatCATTCAGTGGTGCACCCACCACAAGGATGACCCTCCTCCTCCTGAGGATGATGAGAACAAAGAAAAGCGAACAGACTATATCCCTGTTTGGGACCAAGAATTCCTGAAAGTTGACCAAGGAACACTTTTTGAACATATTCTGGCTGCAAACTACGTAGACATCAAAGGTTTGCTTGATGTTACGTGCAAGACTGTTGCCAATATGATCAAGGGGAAAACTCCTGAAGAGATTCACAAGACCTTCAATATCAAAAATGACTTTACTGAAGAGGAGCAAGCCCAGGTATGCAAAGAGAACCAGTGGTGTGAAGAGAAGTGAAATGTGCCTGACACTGTAACACTGTAAGGATTATTTCAACTAATAGTTGCACTGCTCTGTTTATAATTGTTAATATTGGACAAACAGTAGACAAATGCAGCAGCAAATCCATTGTATTAGCAGAATATTGTCCTCATTGCATGTGTAGTTGGAGTACAGATTCCAAACCTATAGCTGACTTTCTTCTAGTAtgatggaagttttttttttctttgctctgaatAAAACTGAACTGTGGgttcactgtaaaaaaaaaaaaaatcaccacagaGATGAAgacttaaaagaacaaaaaagagcaGATTAATTCTCTTATAGTTAGAGAGGTTAGAAATCTGAAATTAGTCTCACTAGGCTAAAGCCAATCTTTGTTGGCCCAGTTGGTTCTTTCTGGAGGTTGTGAAGGTAGAATATTACtcagggttcttcagagaaacagaaccaataggatacacacacacacacacacacacgcacgcacgcacgcacgcgcacacacacgcacacacacacacgaattgGCTCTTGCAATTATGAAGGGTGAGAAGTCCCAAGACTTGTAGTTGCCATGCTGGAGACACAAAAGAACCTATATGCAGTTCAAGTCAAGTTCAAAGGCCTGAGAACAAGGGGAGCTGATGATATGAGTTCTAAACCCAAAAGCTGGTAGAGCTGAGACCCAAGAAGAGTCACTGTTTTAGTTCAAGTATGAGGACAGAAAACAATGATGTCTAGGCTCTAATCAATTGGGCAGGAAGAGTTTCATCTTATTTAGCCTTTATGTTCTGTTCAGGTCTTCAATTGATTGGGTGATGCCCACACACATTAGTGAAGGCAATAGTCTTTATTCAGTCTACTAATTCAAATACTGTTTATTCAAATACTGTTTATCAAATATTGGAAATGCCATCACAAACACATCCAAGGTTTTACCTGGTATCTGGGCATCTTTAGCTCAGTCAAGTTGAcatgtaaaattaaccatcacaaatcCACCCTTGTCCAATTGATAACCATATGCATTTCATTAAACCATATTTGATCTtcaaataaagacaataacaagGTCATGATTCTGCTTAATATGATATAATTCTTGTACATATAAGTGAAAATGCACAAACTCCTTCCCTAGAAAAGG includes:
- the LOC128577527 gene encoding S-phase kinase-associated protein 1-like; amino-acid sequence: MPSIKLQSSDGEIFEVDVEIVKQSVTIKTVLEDLGMDDKGDDDPVPLPNANAAILKMIIQWCTHHKDDPPPPEDDENKEKRTDYIPVWDQEFLKVDQGTLFEHILAANYVDIKGLLDVTCKTVANMIKGKTPEEIHKTFNIKNDFTEEEQAQVCKENQWCEEK